In the genome of Aridibaculum aurantiacum, one region contains:
- a CDS encoding glycosyltransferase translates to MKNTPLVSVIVISYNSSKYIIHTLESIRRQTYGNIELIISDDGSKDDTVEVAARWLEDNKGAFTATRLVVAEKNGGLPANCQRGFNASTGDYIKLIAADDILMPRCIESFMNTLQANNADFAYSAVEIIDEHNKVVGGDTSFYPSFFGTLTTKRKKEVFARYAEFLNTPTWFYTRALIEKVGGYETSYRILEDHILLMRVLQLDAKLVYVDQPLVQYRVHSHSSIAAHNKILLQELKRSRHEERWVHLNKWSIKNLLFMADDYLHYLFAPSKFRKFLYLTRTINPAFWMKLFIKNKANTPGVLKIKKMFG, encoded by the coding sequence ATGAAGAATACACCACTGGTTTCAGTAATTGTCATTTCTTATAATTCGTCGAAGTATATTATTCACACTTTGGAAAGTATCAGGCGGCAAACCTATGGTAACATAGAATTGATTATATCTGATGATGGATCTAAAGATGATACTGTAGAAGTTGCAGCACGTTGGTTAGAAGATAACAAAGGTGCTTTTACTGCTACCCGATTAGTGGTAGCAGAAAAAAATGGAGGATTGCCTGCCAATTGTCAAAGAGGTTTCAATGCTTCAACAGGTGACTATATTAAACTGATAGCTGCTGATGATATTTTGATGCCGCGTTGCATTGAAAGTTTTATGAATACACTGCAGGCTAATAATGCTGATTTCGCATATTCAGCCGTTGAGATTATAGATGAACATAACAAAGTAGTTGGAGGTGATACATCTTTTTATCCTTCTTTTTTTGGAACACTTACTACTAAGAGAAAGAAAGAGGTTTTTGCCAGGTATGCAGAGTTTTTAAATACACCTACCTGGTTTTATACAAGAGCATTGATAGAAAAGGTGGGAGGATACGAAACTTCATACAGAATTTTGGAAGATCATATTTTGTTGATGCGTGTTCTGCAGCTAGATGCAAAGCTGGTATATGTTGATCAACCCCTGGTTCAATATCGTGTTCATTCTCACTCGTCTATTGCAGCGCATAACAAAATTCTGCTGCAGGAACTAAAAAGGTCAAGGCATGAAGAGCGATGGGTTCATCTAAACAAGTGGAGCATTAAGAACCTGCTTTTTATGGCTGATGATTACCTGCATTATTTATTTGCTCCAAGTAAGTTTAGGAAATTCCTGTATTTAACCCGTACAATCAACCCTGCTTTTTGGATGAAGTTGTTTATTAAGAATAAAGCAAACACACCCGGAGTTCTTAAAATTAAAAAGATGTTCGGCTAG
- a CDS encoding EpsG family protein — MFIYVFFFLVILCGAIFIYGAPQRAIFLSVISFVLIMLCGLRGDVDGDYWSYILSYQGAISDQENLNVEFSYNAISKIVDAVVGNFSGVLFFYAFVSISLLTYIIIKFYHANIYVFLVYYSFYFFLHPMTQIRGSIAASALLLSLQFIYKKQFWLFLLVVIAGAFFHASTLLILPFYFIVNRFQLKNSHAICIAIIAFVIGKVFHPFNLLMGLPLGEGLYVLNKLEMHKNTLEGGVGNRTADVYIIMALLKLGFNIFLRYKADLLQERFKYFRTFLTVHFWGYVIYLLLSDMHIVSARISELLGITEIFLIPMLIEVFTPKWAGKSMVITMAVFQLVISLFIVKLVRPYELGI; from the coding sequence ATGTTTATTTACGTCTTCTTTTTTTTGGTAATTCTTTGTGGCGCTATTTTTATTTATGGCGCACCACAGCGGGCTATTTTCCTTTCCGTTATTTCGTTTGTGCTAATAATGCTATGCGGGTTACGTGGAGATGTTGATGGTGATTACTGGTCGTATATACTATCGTATCAGGGCGCAATTTCAGACCAGGAAAATTTGAATGTTGAATTTTCCTACAATGCCATATCCAAAATTGTAGATGCTGTTGTCGGTAATTTCAGTGGTGTGCTGTTTTTTTATGCTTTTGTTTCCATTAGCCTTCTTACGTATATAATTATAAAGTTTTACCACGCTAATATTTACGTTTTCCTTGTTTACTACTCCTTTTACTTCTTCCTGCATCCAATGACGCAAATACGTGGGTCAATAGCAGCATCTGCTTTGTTGCTATCGCTGCAGTTTATTTACAAAAAACAATTTTGGCTATTCCTGCTGGTGGTCATTGCAGGTGCATTTTTTCATGCTTCTACTTTGTTGATTCTTCCTTTTTACTTTATTGTCAATCGCTTTCAGTTGAAGAATTCACATGCAATATGTATAGCTATCATTGCATTTGTTATAGGAAAGGTTTTTCACCCCTTCAACCTGTTGATGGGTCTGCCACTGGGAGAGGGTTTGTATGTACTGAACAAGCTTGAGATGCATAAAAATACACTGGAGGGTGGTGTAGGAAACAGGACAGCAGATGTTTATATAATCATGGCTTTGCTAAAGCTGGGCTTTAATATTTTCCTGCGGTACAAAGCTGATCTTTTGCAAGAGCGGTTTAAATATTTCAGAACCTTCCTCACAGTACATTTTTGGGGATACGTTATATATCTACTATTATCGGATATGCATATTGTTAGCGCAAGAATTTCAGAACTGTTGGGTATTACCGAGATATTCCTGATACCAATGCTCATTGAAGTGTTTACACCAAAGTGGGCAGGTAAATCTATGGTCATCACTATGGCCGTATTCCAGTTGGTCATCAGTTTGTTCATTGTAAAGTTGGTTCGTCCTTATGAGCTTGGCATCTAG
- a CDS encoding glycosyltransferase family 4 protein, whose product MSLASSTKRNIYLVIPQFKTGGGNRVFVELANVLAEEHSVTIIFPNNTEDSHTFFVSPKIKIQPIGAIALTKSKKLINLFQCIRYINRHCKDGNVIITDPFMCLLGFMIKVPRLYRFVQADDYRIFDDKMILKNDLMLATYKRLCERSYRFRMNYIFNSSYTYQRFIEVSKTSVPYLLVHPALNHDVFNNRNRIPAGTNAKINIALIARKHPWKGFTTFLEVWKQLDEEVKQSINKVSLISHDDLSSFPVEQFQLVKPQSDHEIADVMRQSDIFISTSWWEGFGLPPLEAMACGCAVITSKSGGVDEYARDDKNCLMYEPKNVEQLKQAIERLLKNRHEIYCIANEGVESSKQFSWTNSARQLLEIIQ is encoded by the coding sequence ATGAGCTTGGCATCTAGTACTAAAAGAAATATATACCTGGTGATCCCACAATTTAAAACTGGTGGAGGTAACCGGGTTTTTGTGGAATTGGCCAATGTATTGGCGGAGGAGCATTCGGTTACTATTATCTTTCCTAACAATACGGAGGATAGTCATACATTTTTTGTATCACCAAAAATCAAGATCCAACCCATTGGTGCTATTGCATTAACTAAAAGTAAAAAGCTCATCAACCTTTTTCAGTGTATCCGTTACATCAATAGACACTGCAAGGATGGCAATGTGATCATTACAGATCCATTTATGTGCTTGCTAGGCTTCATGATAAAAGTTCCAAGGCTCTATAGATTCGTGCAGGCCGATGATTATAGGATTTTTGATGATAAGATGATCCTCAAGAACGATCTAATGCTCGCTACTTACAAAAGGCTTTGTGAACGCAGTTATAGGTTCAGGATGAACTATATTTTCAACTCTTCCTACACCTATCAAAGATTCATTGAGGTATCCAAAACATCTGTTCCATATTTATTGGTTCATCCTGCTCTCAACCACGATGTATTCAATAACCGCAACAGGATACCAGCTGGCACTAATGCAAAGATCAATATAGCTCTCATAGCGCGTAAGCACCCATGGAAGGGATTTACTACCTTCCTAGAGGTTTGGAAGCAACTTGATGAAGAAGTAAAACAAAGCATCAACAAGGTATCTTTGATAAGTCATGATGACTTATCAAGCTTTCCTGTTGAACAATTTCAACTGGTAAAACCGCAGTCAGATCATGAGATAGCTGACGTTATGCGGCAATCCGATATCTTCATATCTACTTCATGGTGGGAAGGATTTGGTTTACCACCATTGGAAGCTATGGCATGTGGCTGTGCAGTAATAACATCTAAATCTGGTGGCGTGGATGAATATGCGCGTGATGATAAAAACTGCCTGATGTATGAACCGAAAAACGTAGAACAACTTAAACAGGCGATTGAAAGATTGCTTAAAAACAGGCACGAAATTTACTGCATTGCAAACGAGGGAGTGGAGTCTTCAAAACAATTTTCATGGACAAATTCTGCTCGCCAGCTTCTAGAAATTATTCAATGA
- a CDS encoding glycosyltransferase family 2 protein encodes MDKFCSPASRNYSMMTGTPLQLTVSIVLYESKATEIKGLISSLLDTSLNIKVFLVDNSSTDRLKRLATDKRVTYIFNNKNIGYGRGHNIGIFESIKSGSPYHLVVNPDVEMEGEILEKMYNFMEEHPDAGCVVPNVLYPDGNKQYLNKLYPTPFDLMMRRFLPEKLSKTFPRFDKYELKHLDNVTRQVPIASGCFLFCRNLVLKEIGGFDSRYFMYLEDTDMCRRINEVSKVIFWPEIEVIHAYAKGSYSNPRLLFYHISSAIKYFNKWGWLFDAERRRINRQFK; translated from the coding sequence ATGGACAAATTCTGCTCGCCAGCTTCTAGAAATTATTCAATGATGACCGGAACACCTCTTCAGTTAACCGTATCAATTGTTTTATATGAAAGTAAGGCAACGGAAATAAAAGGTTTAATCAGCTCCCTTTTAGATACTTCTCTAAACATAAAGGTCTTCCTGGTCGACAACTCATCCACCGATCGTTTAAAAAGACTTGCTACAGACAAACGAGTTACCTACATATTCAATAACAAAAATATTGGTTATGGCAGAGGGCATAACATAGGCATTTTTGAAAGTATTAAATCTGGTTCTCCTTACCACCTGGTGGTAAATCCGGATGTGGAAATGGAAGGTGAGATACTTGAAAAGATGTACAACTTTATGGAGGAACACCCGGATGCCGGTTGTGTAGTTCCCAATGTTCTTTACCCTGATGGTAACAAGCAGTACCTGAATAAACTTTATCCAACTCCTTTCGACCTGATGATGAGGAGATTCCTACCTGAGAAGCTTTCTAAAACTTTCCCCCGCTTCGATAAATACGAATTAAAGCACCTTGATAATGTGACCAGGCAGGTTCCTATAGCTTCTGGTTGTTTTTTATTTTGCAGAAATCTTGTACTGAAAGAAATAGGCGGCTTCGATTCGCGTTATTTTATGTATCTGGAAGATACTGATATGTGCAGGCGCATAAATGAAGTATCAAAAGTTATTTTTTGGCCAGAGATAGAAGTAATTCATGCATATGCCAAAGGTTCTTATAGCAACCCTCGCTTGCTATTTTACCATATATCTTCTGCCATCAAATATTTCAATAAGTGGGGATGGCTTTTTGATGCAGAAAGGCGAAGAATTAACCGTCAATTCAAATAG
- the gmd gene encoding GDP-mannose 4,6-dehydratase, protein MSKKALITGITGQDGAYLAELLLNKGYEVHGTKRRSSMFNTDRIDHLYEDPHTPNRSMILHYGDLTDSTNLIRIIQEVQPDEIYNLAAMSHVAVSFETPEYTANADGIGTLRILEAIRILGLTEKTRIYQASTSELYGLVQAVPQSETTPFYPRSPYAVAKLYAYWITVNYREAYGMYACNGILFNHESPLRGETFVTRKITRGVAKIALGLQDILYLGNMNAKRDWGHAKDYVEAMWRILQQDTPTDYVIATGVTTEIREFVKMAFAEAGIEVAFRGEQENEEGYVVACNGDFQLAEGTVVVKVDPRYYRPTEVELLIGDATKSKEILGWEPKYTVQELCAEMVQSDIDLFRREVLLKESGFSIKNEFE, encoded by the coding sequence ATGTCTAAAAAAGCCCTAATCACAGGTATTACCGGCCAGGACGGAGCATACCTGGCGGAACTGTTGTTAAACAAAGGATACGAGGTTCATGGAACGAAGAGAAGAAGTTCTATGTTCAACACCGACAGGATCGATCACCTATATGAAGATCCGCATACGCCTAACCGCAGCATGATCCTGCACTATGGCGATCTTACCGACAGCACCAATCTAATCCGCATCATCCAGGAGGTTCAGCCGGATGAGATCTACAACCTGGCAGCAATGAGCCATGTAGCGGTAAGTTTTGAAACACCTGAATACACTGCCAATGCCGACGGTATAGGTACTTTGAGAATTTTAGAAGCTATCCGCATATTGGGCCTGACCGAAAAAACCCGCATCTACCAGGCATCTACTTCAGAATTATACGGGCTGGTACAGGCGGTGCCTCAAAGCGAGACAACACCTTTCTACCCACGTTCTCCATACGCGGTTGCTAAGCTATATGCTTACTGGATCACCGTAAACTACCGGGAAGCGTACGGCATGTATGCTTGCAATGGTATCCTTTTCAACCACGAATCACCTCTACGCGGCGAAACATTCGTAACACGTAAGATCACCCGTGGTGTAGCTAAAATAGCGCTTGGGTTGCAGGACATCCTGTACCTGGGTAATATGAATGCTAAGCGCGACTGGGGTCATGCAAAAGATTATGTGGAAGCTATGTGGCGCATACTGCAGCAGGATACGCCTACTGACTATGTGATAGCTACCGGTGTAACTACCGAGATCCGCGAGTTTGTAAAGATGGCTTTTGCTGAAGCAGGAATTGAAGTTGCTTTCCGCGGCGAGCAGGAAAACGAAGAAGGTTATGTAGTAGCCTGCAATGGTGACTTCCAACTGGCTGAAGGCACTGTAGTAGTAAAAGTTGATCCGCGCTACTACCGTCCTACAGAGGTGGAGTTGCTGATAGGTGACGCTACCAAATCAAAAGAAATATTGGGCTGGGAACCTAAATACACTGTACAGGAACTTTGTGCTGAAATGGTACAGAGCGATATCGACCTGTTCCGCCGCGAAGTGCTGCTGAAAGAAAGTGGATTTAGCATTAAGAATGAATTTGAATAG
- a CDS encoding GDP-L-fucose synthase family protein, translating into MNKEDKIYIAGHRGMVGSAINRKLQSEGYTNIIVRTSAELDLRNQQAVFDFFDQEKPQYVFLAAAKVGGINANNVYRAEFLYDNLMIEANIIHAAHQSGVTKLLFLGSSCIYPKMAPQPLKEEALLSGYLEYTNEPYAIAKIAGIKLCEAYRSQYGSNFISAMPTNLYGPNDNYDLKKSHVLPALLRKMIMAKRNNAESVEIWGTGSPKREFLHVDDLAEACIFLMLNYNDPQFVNIGTGEDISIYELTELVKEIVGFEGPIKTNPEMPDGTPRKLMDVSKINNMGWKASISLRDGITSVYNEIKDREWDQ; encoded by the coding sequence ATGAACAAAGAAGACAAGATCTACATTGCCGGCCATCGTGGGATGGTCGGCAGTGCTATTAATAGAAAACTACAGTCCGAAGGTTATACCAACATCATTGTAAGAACATCTGCTGAACTGGACCTGAGAAACCAGCAGGCAGTGTTCGATTTTTTTGATCAGGAGAAGCCGCAGTATGTTTTTCTTGCTGCCGCAAAAGTTGGAGGCATCAATGCTAACAACGTGTACCGCGCCGAGTTCCTGTACGACAACCTGATGATTGAAGCCAACATCATTCATGCTGCGCATCAGTCAGGTGTTACCAAGCTGTTGTTCCTTGGTTCTTCATGTATCTATCCAAAAATGGCGCCCCAGCCATTGAAGGAAGAAGCCCTGCTTTCAGGTTACCTGGAGTATACCAACGAGCCATACGCAATTGCCAAAATTGCTGGTATCAAGCTTTGTGAAGCCTACCGCTCACAGTACGGCAGCAACTTTATTTCTGCCATGCCTACCAACCTGTATGGTCCTAACGATAACTACGACCTGAAGAAAAGCCACGTATTGCCGGCGCTCTTGCGCAAGATGATCATGGCGAAAAGGAACAATGCAGAATCAGTAGAGATCTGGGGTACGGGTTCTCCAAAGAGAGAATTTTTACACGTAGACGATCTTGCAGAAGCTTGCATTTTCCTGATGTTGAACTACAACGACCCGCAGTTTGTAAACATTGGTACCGGTGAGGACATATCTATCTATGAGCTTACCGAACTGGTGAAAGAGATTGTAGGTTTTGAAGGACCGATCAAGACAAACCCGGAGATGCCGGACGGTACACCACGCAAGCTGATGGACGTTTCGAAGATCAACAACATGGGCTGGAAAGCTTCTATTTCTTTACGCGACGGCATAACATCCGTTTACAACGAAATCAAAGACCGCGAGTGGGATCAGTAG
- a CDS encoding glycosyltransferase, whose translation MGSVGEKPHQKPRLLIILNRFVIGGQAVDTIPLVHELQKDFNVLILYGEKEKDEIEPSFLLHQYPGLQLKKISHLRRSINPFIDIIAFFRLYFTISKFKAQIVHTHGAKSGFLGRLAAFISGVPVIIHTFHGHFFHSYFSKRISNLVAAVERMAGKITTAAIALSETQKHDLVHVYKVLPENKIRVVPLGFAYPSSENGATLRNNFRQQYGLQEPDIAIGIVGRIVPVKDHFFFLEIVETYMKSYPGSRVAFFVIGDGDLRRQLEARLAEISISYSNSAISDYTRVVFTSWLQDMDMVMTGLDIVVLTSLNEGTPLSMIEAQYFRRPVVCTNVGGVKDTMVDGETGYLVENRNTASFVEKLHRLVESEQLRSAMGEAAHAFVLQKFSKTNEVNITKEFYLSLLHQKLPTTKTVEAEKQL comes from the coding sequence GTGGGATCAGTAGGTGAGAAGCCACATCAGAAGCCTCGGCTGCTTATCATACTTAATAGGTTTGTAATTGGAGGCCAGGCAGTAGATACCATTCCGCTCGTTCATGAACTTCAAAAGGACTTTAATGTCCTGATTTTATACGGTGAAAAAGAAAAGGATGAAATAGAACCATCCTTTCTTTTGCACCAGTACCCCGGTCTTCAGCTGAAAAAGATCAGCCACCTAAGAAGGAGCATCAATCCTTTCATCGACATCATTGCCTTCTTTAGGCTGTACTTTACCATCTCCAAATTCAAAGCGCAAATTGTACATACGCATGGCGCTAAATCTGGTTTCTTAGGTAGGTTGGCCGCTTTCATTTCAGGCGTTCCCGTTATCATTCACACCTTTCACGGGCATTTTTTCCATTCTTATTTTTCAAAAAGAATTTCTAACCTGGTTGCCGCCGTTGAACGCATGGCCGGTAAAATAACCACGGCTGCTATCGCCTTAAGCGAAACACAAAAGCACGACCTGGTGCACGTGTATAAAGTTCTTCCGGAAAATAAGATAAGGGTGGTGCCACTTGGTTTTGCATACCCTTCTTCTGAAAATGGTGCCACTTTAAGGAACAATTTCCGGCAGCAGTACGGCCTGCAGGAACCGGATATTGCAATTGGAATTGTTGGACGTATCGTTCCGGTGAAAGATCATTTCTTCTTTTTAGAAATAGTAGAAACTTATATGAAGAGCTATCCTGGCAGCAGGGTGGCTTTTTTTGTTATCGGCGATGGCGACCTGCGGCGGCAGCTTGAAGCTAGATTGGCAGAAATAAGCATCAGCTATTCCAACTCCGCCATTAGTGATTATACGCGTGTAGTATTTACTTCCTGGCTGCAGGACATGGACATGGTGATGACGGGTTTAGATATCGTTGTTCTCACTTCTTTGAATGAAGGGACACCTTTATCTATGATAGAAGCACAATATTTTCGCCGCCCTGTAGTTTGTACTAATGTTGGTGGAGTAAAAGATACTATGGTAGATGGTGAAACAGGCTACCTGGTAGAAAACAGGAATACAGCTTCTTTTGTAGAAAAACTGCATAGGCTGGTAGAGAGCGAACAACTTCGAAGTGCTATGGGCGAGGCCGCTCATGCTTTTGTATTACAGAAGTTCTCTAAAACGAACGAGGTGAACATTACGAAAGAATTTTATCTTTCTTTGCTGCACCAAAAATTACCTACCACCAAAACCGTAGAAGCTGAAAAGCAGTTGTAA
- a CDS encoding NAD-dependent epimerase: MKILVTGTAGFIGFHLAERLVQRGDEVIGLDSINTYYDINLKYSRLAEHGICKNKISYNTILKSEKFSNYSFIQLELDDKANLVQFVKEQEFDVVVNLAAQAGVRYSLTNPDVYVGSNIVGFSNLVEACRYGNIKHLVYASSSSVYGLNEGVPFSTSVNVDHPMSLYAASKKTNELMAHVYSHLFNIPTTGLRFFTAYGPWGRPDMALFIFTKSILEGKEIEVYSNGEMIRDFTYIDDIVEGVVRVIDNPAKKNEDWDPTDPDPSSSKAPYKIYNIGNNSPVRLLDFVIAIEEELGIEAKKVFLPLQPGEVPATYADVSELVADMDYKPNTSIKYGVKQFVNWYKNYYKVS; encoded by the coding sequence ATGAAAATCTTAGTAACGGGAACGGCAGGATTTATTGGGTTTCACTTGGCTGAAAGATTGGTGCAGCGTGGCGACGAGGTAATTGGACTGGATAGCATAAACACCTATTACGACATTAACCTGAAGTATAGCCGGTTAGCTGAACATGGAATTTGTAAAAACAAGATCAGCTACAATACAATTTTAAAAAGCGAGAAGTTTAGCAACTATAGTTTTATTCAACTTGAACTGGATGACAAGGCAAACCTTGTTCAATTTGTAAAAGAGCAGGAGTTTGATGTAGTGGTAAATCTTGCTGCGCAGGCTGGCGTTCGATATTCTCTTACCAATCCTGATGTATATGTAGGAAGTAACATCGTAGGATTTTCTAACCTGGTGGAAGCGTGCAGGTATGGCAACATCAAGCATTTAGTTTATGCCAGCAGTTCCAGTGTGTATGGATTAAATGAAGGTGTTCCATTTTCTACTTCTGTGAACGTGGACCACCCGATGTCGCTGTATGCCGCCAGTAAAAAAACAAATGAGCTGATGGCGCATGTATACAGCCATCTGTTCAATATACCTACTACAGGACTTAGATTTTTTACTGCTTACGGCCCGTGGGGAAGACCAGATATGGCCTTGTTCATTTTTACCAAATCTATACTTGAGGGTAAAGAAATAGAAGTGTACAGCAATGGTGAAATGATACGCGACTTCACCTATATAGATGATATAGTGGAAGGCGTGGTGCGGGTGATAGATAATCCGGCCAAGAAAAATGAAGATTGGGACCCTACTGATCCGGATCCTTCTTCGTCTAAAGCACCATATAAGATCTACAATATCGGCAACAACTCGCCGGTACGCCTGCTCGATTTTGTTATTGCCATTGAAGAAGAATTAGGTATAGAAGCAAAAAAAGTTTTCTTACCATTGCAACCGGGAGAAGTACCGGCTACTTATGCAGATGTTTCAGAACTGGTGGCGGATATGGACTACAAGCCGAACACCTCAATAAAATATGGAGTAAAGCAGTTTGTTAACTGGTACAAAAACTATTATAAAGTATCATGA
- the rfbB gene encoding dTDP-glucose 4,6-dehydratase, with protein sequence MKSILITGGAGFIGSHVVRLFVTKYPGYKIVNLDALTYAGNLENLADIDQSPNYFFEKVNLLDVNELDCVFAEHAITDVIHLAAESHVDRSIHSPLDFVYTNIVGTVNLLNEAKKYWKEDMENHLFYHVSTDEVYGALGETGFFTEETPYHPNSPYSASKASSDHFVRAYGETYDLPFVISNCSNNYGPYHFPEKLIPLFINNIINKKPLPVYGDGKYTRDWLFVKDHATAIDTVFHNGKRGDTYNIGGFNEWKNIDLVKLLIKQMDEKLGNEPGTSDELITYVKDRPGHDRRYAIDATKINKELGWKPSVTFEEGLSETIDWYLENTEWLNNVTSGNYQQYYENMYANR encoded by the coding sequence ATGAAAAGCATTTTAATAACCGGTGGAGCCGGTTTCATTGGTTCACACGTGGTTCGTTTATTTGTGACCAAATATCCAGGCTACAAGATCGTAAACCTGGACGCCCTTACCTATGCAGGCAACCTGGAGAACCTGGCCGATATTGACCAGTCTCCTAACTACTTCTTCGAAAAAGTAAACCTGCTGGATGTAAACGAGCTGGACTGTGTGTTTGCAGAACATGCTATCACCGATGTTATTCACCTGGCTGCGGAGTCGCATGTGGATCGCTCTATTCACTCACCGTTAGATTTTGTTTATACCAATATAGTAGGTACAGTTAACCTGCTGAACGAGGCAAAGAAATATTGGAAAGAAGACATGGAGAACCACCTGTTCTACCACGTTTCTACCGATGAGGTATACGGTGCTTTGGGCGAAACAGGTTTCTTTACTGAAGAAACACCTTACCATCCTAACTCCCCGTATAGCGCCAGCAAAGCGTCGTCCGATCATTTTGTTCGTGCTTATGGCGAGACTTATGATCTGCCTTTTGTTATTTCTAACTGTAGCAACAACTACGGCCCTTACCATTTCCCGGAAAAGCTGATCCCCCTTTTCATCAATAATATCATTAACAAAAAGCCGCTGCCTGTATATGGCGATGGCAAATACACCCGCGATTGGCTTTTTGTAAAAGATCATGCTACTGCTATTGATACTGTTTTTCACAATGGCAAAAGAGGTGATACGTATAATATTGGTGGCTTCAACGAGTGGAAGAACATTGACCTGGTGAAACTGCTCATTAAGCAGATGGACGAGAAACTGGGAAATGAACCAGGTACCAGTGATGAACTGATCACTTACGTAAAAGACAGGCCAGGACACGACCGCCGTTATGCAATAGATGCTACTAAAATCAATAAAGAACTTGGCTGGAAACCTTCTGTAACTTTTGAAGAAGGCTTAAGCGAAACCATTGATTGGTATCTGGAAAATACCGAGTGGCTGAACAATGTAACATCAGGCAACTACCAGCAGTATTACGAAAACATGTATGCAAACAGGTAG
- the rfbC gene encoding dTDP-4-dehydrorhamnose 3,5-epimerase, with the protein MKIEKTKLQDCFIIHDSVFPDERGHFFESFNKKRFQDLSGVEVDFVQDNQSRSTRGVLRGLHFQTGEHAQAKLVRVLRGEVLDVAVDIRRSSPTFGQHVAVHLSEDSHTQLFVPRGFAHGFVVLSDTADFFYKCDNFYNKASEGGLIYNDPELNIDWQLSAEELLVSSKDQELPTLANCQTLFN; encoded by the coding sequence ATGAAAATTGAAAAAACAAAGCTACAGGACTGTTTCATCATACACGACAGCGTGTTTCCTGATGAGCGTGGACACTTCTTTGAAAGCTTCAACAAAAAACGCTTCCAGGATCTTTCAGGTGTAGAAGTTGATTTTGTACAGGATAACCAATCACGTTCTACCCGTGGTGTACTGCGCGGATTACATTTCCAAACAGGTGAACATGCACAGGCTAAATTGGTGCGTGTGCTGCGTGGCGAAGTGCTGGATGTAGCGGTGGATATTCGTCGTTCATCTCCAACATTTGGGCAGCATGTTGCGGTTCATTTATCGGAAGACTCGCATACACAGTTATTCGTACCACGTGGTTTTGCACATGGTTTTGTGGTACTCAGCGATACTGCTGATTTCTTTTACAAGTGCGATAACTTTTATAACAAAGCATCTGAAGGTGGGTTGATATACAATGATCCCGAACTTAACATAGACTGGCAGCTATCTGCTGAAGAATTGCTTGTTTCATCTAAAGACCAGGAGTTGCCAACCCTGGCTAACTGTCAAACACTGTTTAACTAA